In one window of Gossypium hirsutum isolate 1008001.06 chromosome A01, Gossypium_hirsutum_v2.1, whole genome shotgun sequence DNA:
- the LOC107920391 gene encoding uncharacterized protein — protein MDSHSLNSQPRGWVMHGSKKKSSYANVVTSSRKEYAYDGPAVKCHCNKLAPRDTLWSDLNPGRRFYGCSDFRDGGCDFLKWHDGKMCDRATELLHELRDSERNLLKDNLALRKNVMDLVAFDGNHNGGSSVVDIEVERGFFFGSNSKRHM, from the exons ATGGATTCACATAGTTTGAATAGTCAGCCTAGAGGTTGGGTAATGCATGGTTCGAAAAAAAAATCGTCATATGCAAATGTTGTTACTTCATCGCGGAAGGAGTATGCCTACGATGGACCAGCAGTAAAATGTCACTGCAATAAGTTAGCTCCAAGAGACACTTTATGGAGCGATTTAAATCCGGGGAGGAGGTTTTATGGTTGTTCAGATTTTCGA GACGGTGGTTGTGATTTCTTGAAGTGGCACGATGGGAAAATGTGTGACCGTGCGACTGAGTTACTGCATGAATTGCGTGATAGTGAACGAAATCTTTTGAAGGATAATTTAGCACTTAGAAAGAATGTTATGGATTTGGTTGCATTTGATGGTAACCATAATGGTGGCAGTAGTGTTGTTGACATTGAGGTTGAAAGAG GTTTCTTTTTTGGCAGTAATAGTAAGAGGCATATGTAA